Proteins co-encoded in one Desulfitobacterium hafniense DCB-2 genomic window:
- a CDS encoding NUDIX domain-containing protein, with product MSDQSSQQRTGAIEDAGLEEKCIEKEIVFAGRMLRMDRDRIRLPNGAEATREVVRHPGAVGILPFKGDELLLVRQYRYPIQQAILEIPAGKLEPGEEPLVCAERELREETGYRGTLEHLVSIYTTPGFTDEIIHLYKATDLVWDPLQADEDEFLNVVNTPWVQAKEKALSGELNDAKTMLAIILLAGKER from the coding sequence ATGAGTGATCAATCCAGCCAACAAAGGACCGGCGCCATTGAGGACGCCGGACTGGAAGAGAAATGCATAGAGAAAGAAATCGTTTTTGCCGGGCGCATGCTGCGAATGGACCGGGATAGGATTCGTTTGCCCAATGGTGCGGAAGCCACCCGGGAAGTGGTGAGGCACCCGGGGGCGGTGGGAATTTTACCGTTTAAAGGGGATGAGCTGCTTTTGGTCCGTCAATATCGTTATCCTATCCAGCAGGCCATTTTAGAGATACCGGCAGGTAAGCTGGAGCCGGGGGAAGAGCCGCTGGTCTGCGCCGAGCGGGAATTGCGGGAAGAGACAGGCTATCGTGGCACTTTGGAGCATTTGGTCAGCATCTATACCACTCCGGGTTTTACCGATGAAATCATTCATCTTTATAAGGCAACGGACTTGGTCTGGGATCCCTTGCAAGCTGATGAGGATGAATTTCTCAATGTGGTGAATACACCTTGGGTCCAAGCTAAAGAAAAGGCTTTATCAGGTGAGCTTAATGATGCCAAGACCATGCTGGCCATAATTTTGCTAGCGGGTAAAGAGCGGTGA
- a CDS encoding metal-dependent transcriptional regulator, translating into MSIQESGEMYLETIYILQKKKGDIRSIDIAHELGYTKPSISRAVGILKKNDYIEVDSSGVITLTDEGEKIASRIYERHDILTRYLVYLGVDEETAAQDACRVEHVISQDSFEKMKEEYHRRMKEQS; encoded by the coding sequence ATGAGTATTCAGGAATCCGGCGAGATGTATCTCGAGACTATTTATATACTTCAGAAGAAAAAAGGCGATATTCGCTCCATTGATATTGCCCATGAGCTTGGTTATACTAAGCCGAGCATAAGCCGTGCGGTAGGAATTCTTAAGAAGAATGACTATATTGAAGTGGATTCTTCCGGCGTCATCACCCTGACCGATGAGGGTGAGAAGATCGCTTCCCGCATCTACGAACGCCATGATATCCTTACCCGGTATCTGGTTTATTTAGGCGTGGATGAAGAGACGGCCGCTCAAGACGCTTGCCGTGTGGAGCATGTCATTAGTCAGGACTCCTTTGAGAAAATGAAAGAAGAGTATCACAGACGCATGAAAGAACAGAGTTAA
- a CDS encoding acyl-CoA dehydrogenase family protein, translating to MFDFLLTSEQKLLQEEAARFVKEKVPKQLILAMDEEKVIYPKEYLMDLGQARLLGLRFAERYSGRGLQWVDEVSVLEEIGVLGTSLACLYSLPSIVGEAINHFGSEVLKDRYLKPTLEGKLYTAEALTEPRGGSDFFGATTLARREGDVYILNGQKRFVVGAEGADYFMVYAKTDPEGPAHQSISAFIVDRGPGVEVEHIYGLMGTRGGGAGRVVFKDVKVPAENLLGVENGAADIFYQMMIPERLTSAAGALGMARAALEVASDYSTRRKAFGRKIKDFQGVNFKVADSITRLDAARSLVYTTARAVDSGVPGHVARRLVSEAKKFATDSAWAVVNDGMQIMGGIGYTNVFPIERLLRDIRLIMIWTGTNEVMNLIIQHEYYKERRGNLQFHRSLEEDAVNAHLTEEKVYE from the coding sequence ATGTTTGATTTTCTCTTGACCTCAGAGCAAAAGCTCCTGCAAGAAGAGGCGGCGCGCTTTGTCAAAGAAAAGGTACCCAAACAGCTGATCTTAGCGATGGATGAAGAAAAGGTGATCTATCCCAAAGAGTACTTAATGGACCTGGGTCAGGCCAGACTTCTGGGGTTGCGCTTTGCTGAGCGGTACAGCGGACGAGGGCTGCAATGGGTGGATGAAGTTTCAGTTCTCGAAGAGATCGGGGTTTTGGGTACGAGTTTGGCGTGCCTTTATTCCTTACCTTCCATCGTCGGCGAAGCCATTAATCATTTTGGCTCAGAGGTGCTGAAAGATCGTTATTTAAAGCCTACTTTAGAAGGAAAGCTGTACACTGCTGAAGCATTGACTGAGCCGAGAGGAGGATCGGATTTTTTTGGGGCAACGACTTTAGCCCGGCGTGAGGGGGATGTCTATATTCTCAATGGGCAAAAGCGTTTTGTGGTGGGAGCAGAGGGGGCCGACTATTTTATGGTTTATGCCAAGACCGATCCGGAAGGACCTGCCCATCAGAGTATCAGTGCCTTTATCGTAGACCGTGGTCCCGGAGTGGAAGTGGAACATATCTACGGCTTAATGGGAACCCGTGGAGGCGGGGCAGGCCGGGTAGTTTTCAAGGATGTAAAAGTTCCTGCCGAAAACCTTCTCGGTGTGGAAAACGGTGCGGCAGACATTTTTTATCAGATGATGATCCCGGAACGGTTAACCAGTGCCGCGGGAGCTTTGGGGATGGCCCGGGCGGCTCTGGAAGTAGCTTCTGATTACAGCACCAGGCGCAAAGCTTTTGGCAGAAAAATTAAAGATTTTCAAGGGGTCAACTTTAAAGTGGCTGACTCGATCACCCGCCTGGATGCAGCCCGCTCACTTGTTTATACCACCGCCCGGGCCGTGGATTCTGGAGTGCCGGGCCATGTGGCACGCCGTTTGGTCTCCGAGGCGAAAAAGTTCGCCACGGATTCGGCCTGGGCAGTGGTCAACGATGGGATGCAGATCATGGGGGGGATTGGTTATACCAATGTCTTCCCCATCGAGCGATTGCTGCGGGATATCCGTCTCATCATGATTTGGACCGGTACCAATGAAGTGATGAATCTCATTATCCAACATGAGTATTACAAAGAACGCCGGGGGAATTTACAATTCCATCGCTCCCTAGAAGAAGATGCGGTGAATGCTCATTTGACGGAGGAAAAAGTATATGAGTAG
- a CDS encoding endonuclease Q family protein, whose product MKHYYTDLHIHIGQSLDGKAVKITAAKTMNLPGVIQVARDIKGLAMIGVIDAQSQGVRKDFRTLLHEGVLQPLEGGGYAAQGLIIIPGTEIELSLGTGSAHFLAYFPTLNHLESYIHKLQPYVKNWQLSSQKAHLGVEQWLEAVAAGEGIWLPAHAFTPHKGIYGNCCESLLDVLPGMPLALEIGLSADRQMARSIRELGQVVLFSNSDAHSLPKIAREYNLLSLAEGSFLGLQELVYKVKGEVLANYGLPPVFGKYHRTYCLVCEKVVEGEPPLLECPACGSRQVVMGVLDRLVSIADAEIPPEPDPRYIYQLPLKDLPGIGPKMVRNLLQHFGTEMNVLHQVPGEELVKVAGEKAARWIELSRQGKLLFQAGGGGVFGKVVDILS is encoded by the coding sequence GTGAAGCATTACTACACGGATCTTCATATTCACATCGGCCAAAGCTTAGATGGCAAAGCAGTCAAGATTACTGCGGCCAAGACCATGAATTTGCCCGGAGTCATCCAGGTTGCCCGTGATATCAAAGGCCTTGCCATGATCGGGGTCATCGATGCCCAATCGCAGGGTGTGCGGAAGGATTTCCGCACCTTGCTTCACGAAGGGGTACTCCAACCTCTGGAGGGGGGAGGATATGCCGCCCAGGGGTTGATCATTATTCCGGGTACGGAAATCGAACTCTCTTTGGGCACGGGCTCCGCTCATTTTCTTGCGTATTTCCCAACCTTGAACCACCTGGAAAGCTATATCCATAAATTGCAGCCTTATGTGAAGAACTGGCAGCTCAGCTCGCAAAAAGCTCATCTGGGTGTGGAACAATGGCTGGAGGCTGTAGCGGCTGGGGAGGGTATCTGGCTGCCCGCCCACGCCTTTACACCCCACAAGGGGATTTATGGCAATTGCTGTGAGAGCTTGCTTGATGTATTGCCGGGAATGCCTCTTGCCCTGGAGATTGGTCTGAGCGCGGACCGGCAAATGGCACGTTCCATCCGTGAATTGGGTCAGGTGGTGCTTTTCAGCAATTCAGACGCCCACTCTCTGCCCAAGATCGCCCGGGAGTATAATCTGCTGAGTTTAGCCGAGGGCTCCTTTCTGGGACTGCAGGAACTGGTCTATAAGGTTAAGGGGGAAGTTTTGGCCAACTATGGGCTGCCCCCTGTGTTTGGCAAATACCACCGAACCTATTGCCTGGTTTGTGAAAAGGTCGTTGAAGGGGAGCCGCCTTTGTTGGAATGTCCTGCTTGCGGGAGCCGGCAGGTGGTTATGGGTGTATTGGATCGCTTGGTCAGTATTGCCGATGCCGAAATTCCGCCTGAACCGGATCCGCGGTATATTTATCAGCTGCCCCTTAAGGATTTGCCGGGAATCGGGCCAAAAATGGTGCGGAATTTACTCCAGCATTTTGGGACGGAAATGAATGTGCTTCATCAGGTCCCCGGAGAAGAGCTGGTGAAGGTAGCGGGAGAAAAGGCTGCCCGCTGGATAGAGCTTTCCCGCCAGGGAAAACTTCTCTTTCAGGCAGGTGGGGGAGGAGTATTTGGCAAGGTAGTGGACATACTTTCCTAA
- a CDS encoding FeoB-associated Cys-rich membrane protein, with protein MLEWISSNGVNLIIGAVLLAVIALAGRNVYKTRKSGGCSGCSSSCGCGSGGCESNKVE; from the coding sequence ATGCTTGAGTGGATCAGCTCCAATGGTGTGAATTTAATTATCGGTGCCGTTCTTCTTGCTGTCATTGCTCTGGCGGGTCGCAATGTGTATAAAACGAGAAAGAGCGGCGGATGCTCAGGATGCTCAAGCAGCTGTGGCTGTGGGAGCGGAGGTTGTGAGTCAAATAAAGTAGAATAG
- a CDS encoding FeoA family protein yields MSTLKDVKVGQTVTVVKLHGQGALKRRIMDMGLTKGTEVFVRKVAPLGDPIELNVRGYELSIRKEDAANIEVE; encoded by the coding sequence ATGTCTACCCTGAAGGATGTGAAGGTAGGTCAAACAGTAACGGTAGTAAAGCTCCATGGTCAAGGAGCTCTCAAACGCCGCATTATGGACATGGGTCTGACGAAAGGCACGGAGGTATTTGTGCGAAAAGTAGCACCTTTGGGAGATCCCATTGAGCTGAATGTTCGGGGGTATGAGCTTTCCATTCGTAAAGAGGATGCCGCCAATATCGAAGTTGAGTAG
- a CDS encoding stage II sporulation protein M: MRKLGEHIRQYWVIYLALVSVYLAGVIFGAVGVGALNTGETQELSGFLDKLLAGQPTTLDTNFLIQLAREQFIIMAGIWLLGLTVIGTPLIFLIVFTRGFVFGFTLSFIIGMKGLWGLGLVLISILIPALAGIPFLLLGAGLATIFSMMLLKGKQVGESLRREFMYYSVATVLVSLGAVFVGVSQGYFSILGVRFFNL, encoded by the coding sequence ATGCGTAAACTTGGCGAGCATATCCGACAATATTGGGTGATTTATCTGGCTCTGGTCAGTGTCTATCTGGCAGGAGTCATCTTCGGAGCAGTGGGTGTGGGAGCGTTAAACACTGGAGAAACTCAGGAACTCAGCGGCTTTCTGGACAAGCTGCTGGCCGGCCAACCCACCACTCTTGACACCAACTTCCTTATTCAGCTGGCCAGGGAGCAGTTTATCATTATGGCCGGTATCTGGTTGCTTGGTTTGACCGTCATCGGGACCCCCTTGATTTTTCTCATCGTCTTTACGAGAGGATTTGTGTTTGGCTTCACCTTGAGCTTCATTATTGGCATGAAAGGCCTGTGGGGGTTAGGACTTGTCTTGATCTCCATCTTGATTCCGGCCTTGGCGGGGATACCCTTTCTCCTGCTGGGGGCGGGTTTGGCGACCATCTTCTCCATGATGCTCTTAAAAGGTAAACAAGTTGGCGAGTCTTTGCGGCGGGAGTTTATGTATTATTCCGTAGCCACTGTTCTGGTCTCTCTGGGAGCTGTCTTCGTCGGTGTTTCCCAAGGGTATTTCTCTATTTTAGGCGTGCGTTTCTTTAACCTATGA
- a CDS encoding FeoA family protein: MTTQTVGLPIGNMNGSALAPVAGSMPLAMVAPGEEVKVVSIKGRDNTKRFLENLGFVEGAVISVVTELAGNVIVAVKDTRVAVNKSMATRILTVKV; the protein is encoded by the coding sequence ATGACAACACAAACTGTTGGTCTCCCGATTGGAAATATGAATGGATCCGCTTTGGCACCTGTTGCAGGTTCAATGCCCTTAGCCATGGTAGCCCCCGGTGAGGAAGTCAAAGTCGTTTCTATCAAAGGAAGAGACAACACCAAACGCTTTTTGGAAAACTTAGGCTTTGTAGAAGGGGCAGTGATCTCCGTGGTCACTGAGCTTGCCGGTAATGTCATTGTTGCTGTTAAGGATACCCGGGTTGCAGTGAATAAATCCATGGCAACACGGATTCTTACGGTTAAAGTATAA
- a CDS encoding helix-turn-helix domain-containing protein codes for MKKSYEIIRGLREDKDLRQRDIAEVIGTTQQHYSRCEQGECDLQTRAIIKLADFYDVSTDYLLGRTECRQGIDALNQSVVGAYTTGRLLTEVLSLNNIGRHAVIEYIGLQKLKEKVYETRE; via the coding sequence ATGAAAAAATCCTATGAAATAATCCGCGGGCTTCGCGAAGATAAAGATTTGAGGCAACGGGATATTGCGGAAGTTATTGGCACAACCCAACAGCATTATTCCAGATGTGAGCAGGGAGAATGTGATCTTCAGACCCGGGCAATTATTAAATTGGCTGATTTTTACGATGTTTCAACAGATTATCTTTTAGGCAGAACGGAATGCCGGCAAGGGATTGACGCATTGAATCAATCTGTGGTGGGAGCTTATACAACCGGACGCCTTTTAACGGAAGTACTCTCCTTAAATAATATCGGACGTCATGCTGTAATTGAGTATATCGGACTTCAGAAACTTAAAGAAAAAGTTTATGAAACAAGAGAATAA
- the feoB gene encoding ferrous iron transport protein B — protein MPLKIALAGNPNSGKTTLFNALTGSNQTVGNWPGVTVEKKEGKLKGHKDVTIVDLPGIYSLSPYTLEEVVSRNYLIGEKPDAIINIIDGSNLERNLYLTTQLTEIGIPVIIAINMMDIVNKNGDKINIEKLSKSLGCEIMEISALKRMGISELADKAVKTAQNAQSRPAKLAFQPEIEEALKAISSKLPGGIAEEQKRWYAIKFFERDEKILEQMTAVNVEEVIVAVEDALDDDSESIITNARYNFITSIIKGSYVKKSSSKITTSDKIDKVVTNRWLALPIFAVIMTLVYYIAITTVGDILTGFTNDTLFGEWISEPLAGWFEEIGAAGWLAGLIVDGIVGGVGAVLGFVPQMLVLFFLLAILEECGYMARIAFIMDRIFRRFGLSGKSFIPMLVGTGCGVPGVMATRTIESDRDRRMTVMTTTFMPCGAKMPIVALIAGAVFGGVWWVAPSAYFIGVAAIVISGIILKKTSRFAGDPSPFVMELPAYHMPTAGSVLRSTWERGYSFIKKAGTIILLASIFIWFLSSFGMVEGSFQMVEDMDASVLAAIGGVVAPIFAPLGFGTWQSTVATIMGLVAKEEVVGVFGVLYGVSGDALGLVEEGAFGSLGAIAAHFTALSAYSFLVFNLLCAPCFAAIGAIKGEMNDMKWTWFAIGYQMIFAYAIAFLVFQFGSLFSGAGFTVGTAVAALVFAGLLYLLFRPGRPTPRVSGIPVKG, from the coding sequence ATGCCATTGAAAATTGCACTGGCAGGGAACCCTAATAGTGGAAAAACAACTCTGTTTAATGCTCTTACGGGTTCTAACCAAACTGTAGGAAACTGGCCAGGAGTGACTGTAGAGAAAAAAGAAGGCAAGCTCAAGGGACATAAGGATGTAACCATCGTTGACCTGCCGGGAATTTATTCCCTCTCGCCCTACACCCTGGAAGAGGTCGTCTCCCGGAATTATTTAATCGGTGAAAAGCCGGACGCTATTATTAATATTATTGACGGCTCGAATTTGGAGCGGAACTTATATCTTACAACCCAACTCACTGAGATCGGGATTCCTGTCATCATTGCCATTAATATGATGGACATCGTCAATAAGAATGGTGATAAGATCAATATTGAAAAGCTCTCCAAGTCTTTAGGGTGTGAAATCATGGAGATTTCCGCTCTTAAAAGAATGGGAATCTCTGAATTGGCTGATAAAGCGGTAAAGACAGCACAAAATGCTCAAAGCCGTCCTGCCAAACTTGCCTTTCAACCGGAAATCGAAGAAGCACTCAAGGCGATTAGCAGCAAGCTGCCGGGAGGCATCGCTGAGGAACAAAAACGCTGGTATGCCATAAAGTTCTTCGAACGGGATGAAAAAATTCTGGAACAAATGACCGCTGTGAATGTGGAAGAGGTTATTGTCGCTGTGGAAGATGCTCTGGATGATGACAGCGAATCCATCATCACCAATGCCCGGTATAATTTTATTACTTCTATTATAAAAGGAAGCTATGTGAAGAAGAGTTCCTCTAAAATCACTACCTCGGATAAGATCGACAAGGTGGTAACCAATCGCTGGCTGGCTTTGCCTATTTTTGCCGTCATCATGACGCTGGTCTATTATATCGCTATTACGACAGTCGGTGATATACTCACCGGATTCACCAATGATACCCTTTTTGGAGAATGGATCAGCGAGCCTTTGGCCGGCTGGTTTGAGGAAATCGGTGCAGCCGGTTGGCTGGCCGGACTTATCGTGGATGGGATCGTCGGCGGGGTAGGAGCGGTACTGGGCTTTGTTCCCCAAATGCTGGTTCTCTTCTTCTTGCTGGCTATTCTTGAAGAATGCGGTTATATGGCGAGGATCGCCTTTATCATGGACCGGATCTTCCGTCGCTTTGGCCTCTCCGGGAAATCCTTTATTCCTATGCTGGTTGGTACCGGGTGCGGTGTGCCTGGGGTTATGGCCACCCGGACCATTGAAAGCGATCGTGACCGGAGAATGACCGTTATGACCACCACCTTTATGCCTTGCGGCGCCAAGATGCCTATCGTGGCCTTGATAGCCGGTGCGGTATTCGGCGGTGTATGGTGGGTCGCTCCCAGTGCTTATTTTATCGGAGTCGCGGCCATCGTCATTTCCGGCATCATTCTCAAAAAGACCAGCCGTTTTGCCGGAGACCCCTCTCCCTTTGTCATGGAATTGCCTGCTTATCATATGCCCACCGCGGGAAGTGTCCTGCGCAGCACCTGGGAACGGGGCTACTCCTTTATTAAGAAAGCCGGAACCATTATCTTGTTAGCCAGTATCTTTATTTGGTTCCTGTCCTCTTTCGGTATGGTTGAAGGCTCCTTCCAGATGGTCGAAGATATGGATGCCAGTGTTCTGGCCGCTATTGGCGGTGTTGTCGCACCGATTTTTGCTCCTCTTGGCTTCGGCACCTGGCAAAGTACGGTAGCAACCATCATGGGCTTGGTTGCTAAGGAAGAAGTGGTCGGCGTGTTCGGGGTTCTTTACGGAGTATCAGGAGATGCTCTGGGCTTGGTTGAAGAAGGGGCTTTCGGCAGCCTGGGCGCTATCGCCGCTCACTTCACAGCTCTTTCTGCTTACTCTTTCTTGGTCTTTAACCTCCTGTGCGCTCCTTGCTTTGCAGCTATCGGAGCCATCAAAGGGGAAATGAATGATATGAAATGGACCTGGTTTGCCATCGGTTATCAAATGATCTTTGCTTATGCCATTGCTTTCCTGGTATTCCAATTTGGTTCTTTGTTCAGCGGTGCGGGATTCACAGTAGGTACAGCCGTCGCAGCCCTTGTCTTCGCAGGGTTATTGTATCTGCTCTTTAGACCCGGCCGGCCTACCCCGAGAGTCAGCGGGATTCCTGTTAAAGGGTGA
- a CDS encoding beta-propeller domain-containing protein — translation MDKEGEQVKGQKMGLALVMACLLTLLGWNAYQTKTIAASGDEKIGAEGPQKVGQEAPVEPLPTVGSFENFKKLMAEAESRTRNVVMYSGGDIAAAESSPQASAASSAGNLLDGKLDYSETNVQVQGVDEADTVKTDGKYIYKLTDNQLIIAKAYPVEEMEVVAALQFDGEVHPLEMYVDDQYLTVILNQNYAWRQVYPAPAPPFENSVKVLIYDLADPSNLKQVRELELDGSYLSSRKIGDTLYLVNNKYIPLYRLQEQPEALLTPGYRDSLEGGEIQRIGYEEICYFPGSPQPNYLLIAGIDLGNLSTKKTEVKTYLGAGENIYSSLENLYVAVPEYKYEQVQPLPEPADTAGSNTSAMSRMIAVMPAEVNTSVYKFNLQAGDTKYLGMGSVPGNILNQFSMDEHNGYFRIATTLQKLPVRTGEAELTNNLHILDQSMKQAGKIENIAPGEKIYSVRFMGDRGYMVTFKTVDPLFVLDLKDPNHPAVLGELKIPGYSNYLHPYDENHIIGFGKEAIEVEDPHWSGEGTVKNAYYLGMKVALFDVSDVNNPQEKFKVEIGDRGTESELFWNHKALLFDREKGILSFPVTVCDIDPATVNKDDYLAQKDPRLAYGQPVFQGAFVYDLSAEEGFTLKGMITHHPPGEVVNLQNTGRYDYNRDISRSLYIGDTLYTLSNSYLQANDLNTMEEQGKLEIHN, via the coding sequence ATGGATAAGGAGGGAGAACAGGTGAAAGGGCAAAAGATGGGTTTGGCTCTGGTGATGGCGTGTTTGCTCACTCTTCTGGGCTGGAATGCTTACCAGACGAAGACCATAGCAGCAAGCGGCGATGAAAAAATAGGAGCAGAAGGTCCGCAAAAGGTAGGGCAGGAGGCGCCGGTGGAACCGCTGCCGACTGTGGGTTCTTTTGAAAACTTCAAGAAACTGATGGCGGAAGCCGAGTCGCGCACCAGGAATGTTGTGATGTACAGCGGTGGCGATATAGCTGCTGCTGAGAGTAGCCCGCAGGCTTCAGCCGCTTCTTCGGCAGGGAATCTTTTAGACGGTAAGCTGGATTATTCCGAAACCAATGTTCAGGTCCAGGGGGTAGATGAGGCCGATACGGTTAAAACAGACGGGAAATACATCTATAAGCTCACCGATAATCAGCTGATCATAGCCAAAGCCTATCCGGTGGAAGAGATGGAAGTCGTTGCTGCTCTGCAGTTTGACGGGGAAGTTCATCCTCTGGAGATGTATGTGGACGACCAGTATCTGACCGTTATTCTCAACCAAAACTATGCTTGGCGGCAAGTTTATCCGGCACCGGCTCCTCCTTTTGAAAACAGTGTCAAGGTTCTGATCTATGATCTGGCTGATCCCAGCAATCTGAAGCAGGTCAGGGAACTGGAGCTTGACGGAAGCTATCTTTCCTCAAGAAAAATCGGCGATACTCTCTATCTGGTCAATAATAAATACATTCCCCTTTACCGGCTGCAGGAGCAACCGGAGGCACTGCTGACCCCCGGCTATCGGGACAGCCTGGAAGGCGGGGAGATTCAGCGGATCGGTTATGAAGAAATATGCTATTTTCCGGGGTCCCCTCAACCGAATTACCTGCTGATTGCCGGAATTGATCTCGGCAACCTGAGTACCAAAAAGACGGAAGTAAAAACTTATCTGGGAGCCGGTGAGAATATCTACAGTTCTTTAGAAAATCTCTATGTGGCCGTACCCGAGTATAAATACGAGCAAGTCCAGCCCCTTCCGGAGCCGGCTGATACGGCAGGCAGCAATACCTCTGCCATGTCCAGAATGATTGCGGTCATGCCGGCGGAAGTGAACACCAGTGTTTATAAATTCAACTTGCAGGCTGGAGATACAAAGTATTTGGGGATGGGCAGCGTACCCGGCAATATCCTCAATCAGTTCAGCATGGATGAACATAACGGCTATTTCCGGATTGCAACCACCCTTCAGAAATTGCCGGTTCGGACAGGAGAAGCGGAACTGACCAATAATCTTCATATTTTGGATCAAAGCATGAAGCAAGCAGGGAAAATAGAAAACATCGCTCCCGGAGAGAAAATTTATTCGGTTCGTTTTATGGGGGATAGGGGCTATATGGTCACCTTTAAAACAGTAGATCCCTTGTTCGTTCTGGACTTAAAAGATCCCAATCATCCCGCTGTTCTCGGTGAACTTAAAATCCCTGGTTACAGCAATTACCTTCATCCTTATGATGAGAATCATATTATCGGCTTTGGGAAAGAGGCCATAGAAGTGGAAGATCCGCACTGGTCGGGTGAAGGAACGGTGAAAAATGCCTATTACCTTGGCATGAAGGTGGCTCTCTTTGATGTCAGTGATGTGAACAACCCCCAGGAGAAATTTAAAGTTGAAATCGGGGACAGAGGAACGGAGTCGGAATTGTTCTGGAACCATAAAGCCCTTCTTTTTGATCGGGAAAAAGGCATCCTGTCCTTCCCGGTGACCGTTTGCGATATTGACCCGGCCACCGTCAACAAAGACGATTATCTGGCTCAAAAAGACCCGCGCTTGGCCTATGGGCAGCCGGTTTTCCAGGGAGCTTTTGTTTATGATCTTTCCGCTGAAGAGGGCTTCACCCTGAAAGGGATGATAACCCACCATCCTCCGGGAGAAGTGGTGAATCTTCAAAATACTGGGCGCTATGATTACAACCGGGATATTTCCCGCAGCCTCTATATCGGAGATACACTTTACACCTTATCCAACAGCTATCTGCAAGCTAATGATTTAAACACCATGGAGGAGCAGGGGAAACTGGAGATTCATAACTAG
- a CDS encoding GGDEF domain-containing protein — protein MVFNTLAEALTIIQALESANTSICITDTDHKIIYESAKSGYKLNLSSDHLNKLDTGFYHSANAAFRVLLSDNSLTTITTIPVLIAGRPYSLEFKQLIRQNTYFSLESYHFENLSIHQIKEMAITDSLTKLYNRRYIDERLPIDIQSSFELARPLSILFIDIDYFKKINDQNGHAAGDQVLQKLALLLQKQLRRGSGWVARYGGDELLICLPGSGKKVARSIANRLREAIEHYPFYFKGKAINITCSIGVQTIFKDSGVVNIAELIAMADNNLYQAKNEGRNRVY, from the coding sequence ATGGTTTTTAACACTTTAGCAGAAGCCTTAACCATCATTCAGGCACTGGAATCGGCAAATACATCGATTTGCATTACCGACACTGACCATAAGATCATTTATGAGAGCGCGAAGAGCGGGTATAAGCTGAATCTCTCCTCTGATCATCTTAATAAGCTCGACACTGGCTTCTACCATTCTGCCAATGCTGCCTTCAGAGTTCTGTTAAGTGATAACTCCCTCACTACCATAACTACAATACCCGTCCTCATTGCCGGCAGACCTTATTCATTGGAATTCAAACAACTTATCCGGCAAAATACGTATTTCAGCCTGGAATCTTACCACTTCGAAAATTTATCCATCCATCAAATCAAGGAAATGGCGATCACGGACTCCCTTACCAAACTTTATAATCGCCGCTATATCGACGAACGGCTGCCTATTGATATACAAAGTTCTTTTGAACTGGCTCGGCCCTTAAGTATTCTCTTTATAGATATCGACTATTTTAAAAAGATCAACGACCAAAATGGACACGCGGCAGGGGACCAGGTGCTTCAAAAGCTGGCTCTGCTCCTGCAAAAGCAGCTCCGCAGAGGAAGCGGCTGGGTTGCCCGGTACGGCGGCGACGAACTCCTCATCTGTCTGCCCGGCAGTGGCAAAAAAGTCGCCAGAAGCATTGCCAACCGACTCAGAGAAGCAATTGAACATTATCCCTTTTATTTTAAAGGAAAAGCCATAAATATTACCTGCAGTATAGGCGTCCAGACGATCTTCAAAGATTCCGGAGTTGTCAACATCGCGGAGTTGATAGCTATGGCAGACAATAATCTATATCAGGCCAAGAACGAGGGACGTAATAGAGTGTACTAA